TTATCCAGGGCAGAAAGCACTTTTCCCATTTTGATGTTGGCGTCAATGCCTTCTTTGTGCAGCCCTCCATGGGCGGTTTTTCCATAGGTGGTGATTTCATAAAGGCCAAAGCCCCGGTGGGCAAGGCAAATTTTCAAATCCGTGGGTTCCGTAACGATGCACGCATCCGCAGTAATATGTTTTAGCAAATTTTGGGTGCCTATGGATTGGTGCTCCTCATCGGCCACAAAAGCCAGGACCAGGTCCCCGCCCAATTCAATGTGCCTGCCTGACAGGGCCTTGGCCACCCCCAGGATGGCGGCCATGCTTCCCTTCATGTCGTAAGCGCCACGGCCATACAATTTTCCATCCCGGATTATTGCGCCAAATGGATCGGCTATGCCTTCCACGCCTACCGTATCCATGTGCGCATTGAGTATTAGGGATTTGCCGCTTCCCTTGCCTTTGCGTTTTCCGGTTACGTTCACCCTCCCATCGGCCAGGGCATCGATGGTTGCCTCAAACCCTAACGACAAAAGGATGCGGTGAATATAGTCCCCGATTTCAATTTCACCAGGACCGCCTTCCTCCAAGCCAGGGTTGATGGAGTTGATCCTGACCAGGTCAACCAATGATTGCGTGATAAAGGCCGGGTCCACCATACTGTTGGGGCAAAGGATTTAAGGTATTAAAGCAATCGCCATTTAAATGATGGTAATTCCTGGCAATTCCATGTGACCGTTAAGATAACAATTGGCACATGAATGTATTGATTAATACACAAAGTTACCCAACCGGTTGCGCTTTGTTTTTAGCGAGTGCCCATTTCATTATGACAACAAGCTGGAACACAATGATGGGCAGGGTGAACAACAGCATGGTTTCCCAACCCACGGCAAACACGATCCACCCGGCCGAAAGTGAGGCCACGGCCTGAGTGCCAAATACCACGAAGTCGTTAAAAGCCTGCACTTTAAACCGTTCATTGGCAAAATAGGATTGGGGCAACAATGTGGTGCCACCGATAAAAAGGAAGTTCCAACCCATGCCGAGCAAAGTGAGGGAAACCCAGTAATGGCCAAGGTAGTGGCCTGAATGGGCAATGGCTATGCAGGCCAGGTAGGCCATTAGCCCAAGCACCATCATTCGGGTAATACCAAGTTTCTTCACGATCCAGGCGGCAAAAATGGAAGGCAAGTACATGGCGATGATATGGCTTTGGATGACCCACTTGGTATTGTCCAGGGAGTGCCCGTCCATCACGTGCATGCTTAAAGGGGTGGCGGTCATAATAAAGCTCATGACGATGTAGCCTACCGCGGCACTGAGTATGGCCACCCAAAATACCGGTTGTTTGGAAATGGCCCGGAGCGCCCTGGGGGCATTTTCAAACCCGACTTGTTCTATTTTGGGGTTTTTGAAAGCCAGCAAGACCAGCAAGGCCATGGCAAACAACATGGCCAGCAGCAAAAAAGACCCCAGGAATTCCGTTGGGAACAAGTCTTTGCCGGAAACCGCGGCTTCGGGGCCGATAAAGGCAGCGGCAATCCCGCCCAGGAGCACGCTGGCGGCCGCGTTGGGGACGAGTTCCGGTGAAACGCTTTCCATGGCCGCAAACCTGAATTGCATTACACAGGCATTGGTGGCGCCAAATAAAAACGTGGTGGCACAAAACCAGTAGAAAGCTTGCCCATAAACAGTAAAGGCCGCCAGTATGGCAACGGCAATGGAATAAACCAGGATAAGGACGAACGAATTTTTCCTTCCAATCCTTTTCATCAGCAGGGTTACCGGCACCACGGCCGAGGCCGTGCCTATCACCATGCAGGCGATGGGCAGGGTGGCCAGTTTATCTATCGGGGCCAGTTTGGCCCCAATCAGGCCTCCGGCAAAAACCACCATGGAGGAAACGGACATCATCAACGATTGGGCGATGGTCAGGAGCCAGACGTTGCGGGGAAGAAGGCGCATGCAAGTATTGTAGCCGGTTTGCTTTTAAATAGCCATTTGCCCACGGTCACCCAATATTGGTTATTTAGGCGAAGGGGCAAGGTTGCAAATGACGTAAATAAATTAATTATTCCTAAATTCCAACCTGGCCTACCATCCCACTTGGGAATAACTTATCTTAGCCTATGGAATGGACCATTTTTATGTACTTTGAAAAATTTAATCTTTGCAAGATGAAGTTTGGAGCACCCCTGGTTTGTTTGGGTTTTGTTTTCTTGGCGGATTGTGCCCTGGCCCAGAATGCGCTTCCCCCACAGATCCGGATCAGGCAGACGATGGATGGGCTTTCGGCACCGGGCGGCTTAAGCCGGTCCGATTTGCTGTATGGGGTTATCATAGACCAGGGCAGGATATTAGGCGACTATTACCTGGACCCCAAGTGGAACCCTGCATCGATATTAATGTTTGATTCGGAAAAAGTAATTGAAGGATATCCCGTAAAGTACGATGTTGAAGGGGATGCCATCGAAGTATTGGTGGGCAAACAGATTAAATTGATCAAAGGAAGCTTGGTTGAAAGCATGGTGTGGTATGACTCCATCACCGGGTTACCGCGGGCGTTTGTCAATGCGAAGGGCTATACGGAGAATGGCAAAGGCCTTAGCGGCCTGTTGGAGGTGTTGGTGGACGGCAATATCCCCCTGATAAAAAAAACCACCATTTGGGTAAAGCGCCCCGACTATGTGGTGGCGTTTGATGTGGGCAGCAAAGACACCAAAATTAATAAACGCGAAACATTCTATTATGCAAAAGGGAAGGAACTTTATGGGATAAAAAGCAAAAAGCAACTTATTTCCCTTTTTGGGGACAAGGGGGAGGAGATAGGCAGCTTTATTAAGGTCAACCACTTAAACATAAAGGAGCAACGGGCATTGGAACATATATTCGCCCATTACAATTCATTAACCTCCCCTGACTGAGGGGCATTTGAGTTTAACCGTATTTCATCAAGGAAAGGTAAAGCTTCAGGCACACCCATGCATCCGTGGCCGCGTAGCTGATTTGCTTCTCCGTAAAATGTTTGGCTTCCCAATTGCTTGTTTGCGCACTTTTTGAAATCCGGAACCCCAGCACCAGCCCTGCGAGTTTTTTTACGCTTTCCACTTGCAGCCCTTTATTCCGTGCGATGGCCGATAGCTCCACAAAGCCACCGGCATGGAAGCGCTTTAATTTTTGAAGGGCCTTTATGTCGTCCCTAATGCCTACGCCCGCCTTTAGTATTTCATCGTTTTCAAAAAACGAAACCATTTCATGGGTGAGGCCGGTGCAGTTTAGCCGGATAAGGAAAGCCTTGTCCGGGAGGGCCAGCTGCAGGAGGGAAACCTTGTACGACTGGCCTTTGTGAAAACTCGGCCGGGTTTCGGTGTCAAACCCTACCACCTCGTGGGAATTTATTTCTTCAAAAGCGGCAGCCACCTGTTCCCTTTCGGTGATGAGGCGCACCTTCCCATCGAAAGAGGCCAAGGGGAGCGCGTTGACCTCTTCTTTGGTAATGGTTGGTTTTTGCCCGTTATCCGTTGGTTGGCCGGGCATCTGGGTCCTTTTGTATTTTGAAATTCAGGTAGGCGTGCAACACGGTCATAAAAGGGCTGATGATGCAGAAAAAGGCAAAAGGTGCATACACCATGGTGGCCACGCCCAGCACCCCTGCCTGGGTGGCGCCACAAGTGTTCCAGGGGACCAACACCGAGGTAACGGTCCCGGAATCTTCGAGTGTCCTGCTTAGTAGCTCGGGCTTGTAGCCCCTCTCCCTGTACGTGTTGGCAAACATCCTTCCGGGCACGGCAATGGCCATGTACTGGTCAGAGGCCGTTACGTTGAAGAACACGCAAGTGGCGGCAGTGGAGGCCACCAAAGAGCCGGTGCTGCAGGCAAACCTGATTATCTCTTCCGCAATCCTGTGCAGCAACCCTGAGGACTCCATTATGCCACCAAAGATCATGGCGGTGAGGATCAGCCAAATGGTGTTCAGCATGCCCGCCATCCCCCTTCCGGTAAGCAGGTCGGTTATCATCTGGTTGTCGGTTTGCACATTGATGGTGGTGGTCATGGCGTTCATGACCGCAATGAAAGAAGACTTTACGTAGTTTCCTTCCACGCCAGAGATTTGGTCTATCACATGGGGTTGGAATATGATGGCAAACACGCCCCCCAGCAAAGAACCTATCAGCAAGGCGGGCAAGGCAGGCACTTTCTTTACGATCAATACCACTACGCCCACAGGCACCAGGAAAAGCAGGGGATTGAGGTTAAAGGTGTTTTCGATGGTCAATAGTACCGAATCGGTATTGGCCACCGTTCCGGAGGTATCCTGCATGAAGCCCCAGACAAGGAACATGGCCAGGGCAATCAGCATGGAAGGCATGGTGGTGATGGCCATGTACCTGATGTGGGTAAACAAATCCGTGCCGGCCATGGCGGGGGCAAGGTTGGTGGTATCCGAGAGGGGGGACATTTTGTCCCCAAAATAAGCGCCCGATATAATGGCCCCGGCAATGATCCCTTCGTCAAGGCCGAGGGCTTTGCCTATGCCCAACAATGCAATCCCGATAGTGGCCACCGTTGTCCATGAGCTGCCCGTGGCCACCGACACAATGGCACAGGCAATGCAGGCGGCAAAGAGGAAGATGGTGGGGTTGAGTATTTTAAGCCCGTAATAGATCATCGCTGGCACCACCCCGCTTAACAGCCACGTGCCGGAAAGTGCCCCTATCATCAGGAGGATGAGCATGGCCCCCATTGCGGAGTTGATGCTTCGCAGCATGCTCTCCTGGATTTCCTCCCAGGTGTACCCCAGGCGGATGGAGATGATGCCTGCCACCGCTGCCGCCAACAACAGCCCGATTTGATTGGGGCCACTGGTGGCATCCGTGCCCAATACGATCACATTGATCGCCAAGAGGAAAATCAAAACGATAATGGGTATAAGGGCGTGAAGAAGGGTGGGTTTCTTCTTTTCTACTGTCATTTTTATTTAGTTGGTAGCGTAATGCACGTTGGATAAAGATTTGAAGATAACAATAATTGTGGATACCCCACCTATTTGCCCTCCACGTGGTAGTGTACGCCCCTTGCCTCCAGGTATTGCAGCATGTATTGAAAATGGTCTGCGTGCCCGCCAATAAATTCGGGAGGGTTTACTCCTTTCCGGTCAAAGCGCCCATCGACCACAAGGTTGGCCGCTCCTGTACAGGTATAACCGGTGGTACGTGCCATCGACAATATCCCGGTTTCTTTTTCAGTGCGGTCGAGCAGGTGGTACTGGTACTTTTTGTTTTTCCCGTCCTCCACTCCTTCAATGACTATCCGCATTACGGTAAATTCTTCTTCCCCCGGTTTTAATTTCCATTTGGGGAACAAAAGTTTGGCCGTCACGTCAATGGGCCTTACCTGTTGCCCGTTTATTTCCACGGGGTCGTAGGAGAAGAACCCGCTATCGCGCAACACCCGCAGGTACTCCACACAACCAGGGTACCTCAGCGTTTTTTCTATCATGTTGGGGATATTGGGCATGGTCTTGATCAGGGAGCGCAGCCCGTCCGAATTCCAGGATTCAAGGGTGCCCACCCCGTCAAAGTGAACGTTTTCGGTATCCGACAAGGCTTCCTTTATTACCACCGCCCCGTTTTGCACGTACCGTGCCGGGCGAATGTACTCTTCTATTACATCTATCGGGGAGAATACGGCCTTGTACTCATAGGGCCATTCGCGCACCACCGGCAAGCCGCCCACCAGGCACTCATACCTTTCCACCTTCATGCGCTCGTTGTGGTACCCCAGGATGATGTTCCCCATTCCGGGGGCCACGCCACAATCGGTGACCACGGTCACATTGTTTTTCCGGGCCAGCTCATCCAGAAGGAAAGGGTCTTCGGGAAAGAAGGAAATGTCCACCATGTTTTTCCCGGACTCGATCACGGCCTTGGCCGTTTGGAAGCCCATAAAACCCGGAACGGCCCCCACCACCAGGTCAAAAGGGGCGATGGCTTTTTTGAGCTCGCCCGTATTGGAAAAATCCAGCTTCAGGGCCTTTACCTCCGTATTTTTAAATGCGTCAAGTGCTTTCCGGTCGAAGTCCGTGGCAGTAACGTTAAAATCATGGGCCAGGTCAAGGGCCATTGCCCTTCCCACCAATCCGGCACCCAGTACGATAATGTTTTTTTTCATGTGTATGGCTTAATAAGGATATTGTTTTTTTTAATAGGCAAAATAAATGCCCAATGATAAAGGTTTCTTCTTGTTCACTGATGCCACAATTTCATAACTTACTAAAAATCCGTTTGAATATGATAGGCACCGCCAAGATACTTGAAAAAGCAAAAAAGTCATCTTTTTACAAAAGGGTTCTTGAGTTTTTGCTCAACAGGATGATCCCCTTCAACAAGCCTCATGGCTTTCGCGTAGTGGACATCGGGGAGTATCATTTAAAAACGTGCCTGCCTTACAGGAAAAGCAATTTCAACCATATCAAAGGGCTACACGCATGTGCCCTGGCCACGATTTCGGAATTTACCACAGGGTTTTTGCTGGCCACCAGGCTGGATGCAAAAAAATACAGGCTCATCATGCAAAAACTGGAAATGGACTATCACTACCAGGGCAAGATGGATGCGTATGCGGAATTCCACATCAATAAGGAATGGCTTGAGGATAAGATTTATTTTCCCCTCGAAAACGTTGAGGCGGTGGTAATAGTGTGCGAGGTAAACGTGCACGACAAAAAGGGGAACCACCTTACCACCGGGCACGTGCACTGGCAGGTTAAGGATTGGAAAAAGGTAAAAACAAAAGTGGCTGCGTAAGCATGGCGACTGAAAACGACAAGGGCGCACCGGGACCGGATGTCCGGTTATTGGAGGGGGCAGTCCCCACCGGTTTCAAGTTGGGGTATGACGAATCCCTTTTCAATTCGGAAGTCCATAGGAATATTCAAAGCCCAGGGGGGTGGCACTCGTTCCACCTATTGAAAATGGACAAAAAAAAAGTAATGGCATCTGTCCATTTTTGCGTGGCCAAAGGGGTAGCGTCCAGCCCGGCCCTGGCCCCGTTTGGGTCTTTTGAAATGTCGCCCGCCCTTTCCACCGCGCAATTGTTTGATTTTATTGCGTTTGTTGAAGGGCAGTTACTAAGGCATGGGGCAAAGAAAATCGTGGTGAAGTGCCCACCCCAGCACTATAACACCGGGCCACACAACATTTTATCGGTCCTGCTCTTTAACCATCAGTACAAAGCCCGGAATGCGGAAATCGGTGCCGTCATCCAGGTGGCCAAAGCCCCGTTTACGGACAGGCTGGACCCCTGGGAGAAGCGGAAGTTAAAACAAGGGGCCAAGGCCGGCTTGAAGTGCACGGCCGTGCCCCTGGGCCACCTCCATGAAATTTACCATTTTATTTTGGCCTGCCGTAAGGAGCGGGGCCAGCACCTGAGCATGGCCTTTGAAGCCTTGCTGGGCACGGTGGAAAAATTGAAAAGCAGGTTTGTACTTTTTGGCGTTTACCACAAGGGGGTGTTGGTGGCCGCGTCCATAGCCATACGGGTGAACAAAAAAGTTTTATATAATTTTTATTCGGCCCACAGCCAGTCGTCCAATCCGCTAAGCCCCGTTGTGTTCCTGATTGGGGAAATGTACGATTGGTGCGGTAAGCACCACATCGAACTCCTCGACCTGGGGACTTCAGCCCTGCATGGAAAACCCAATTTTACATTGGTGGACTTTAAGCTTCGCCTGGGCGCAACGCCTTCCATGAAGCTGGCGTTTGAAAAAAAACTGAAATAATGCCGCGCCCATTGGTTTCCGTAGTATGCCTTTGTTACAACCATGCCGCCTTTGTGGAGGAATCAATTTTGTCCGTCATTGGCCAAACCTATCCTTCCGTGGAACTAATTGTGGTGGATGATGCCAGCACCGACCATAGTGTGGAGGTGATCGCGCCCCTGGTGGAAAAGCACGGGCATATAAAATTTATGCCCCTGGCCGGCAATATCGGGAACTGTGCCGCCTTCAACAAGGGGTTTGAACGAAGCCGGGGGCAGTATATTATAGACCTGGCCGCTGATGATGTTTTGCTCCCCGACCGGATTGAACGGGGGGTGGAGGCCCTGGAAGGTGCGGGCAATGATTACGGTGTCCAATTCTCCGATGCCCAATTGATCGACACAGAGGGCAACAAGATTGGGCTTCATTCGGATACCTACCCCAGTGCCACCATTCCGCAAGGGGATATTTACAAGGATGTGGTGGCCCGGTATTTTATATCAGGCCCCACCATGCTGGTAAGGCGCCAGGTTTTTGAAACCCTTAACGGCTACGATGAAGCCCTGGCGTACGAAGACTTTGATTTCTGGGCCCGCTCTTCCAGGCTTTACAAATACCTGTACATACCCCAGCCATTGGTCAAGAGAAGGGTGTTGTGGCATTCCATGAAAAGCCGGCAATTTGTCAGGGGGTCCGATCAGTTAAGGTCAACATTTGCCGTATGCCAAAAGATAAATGAGATGAACAATACCCCGGAAGAAAAGCAGGCGCTGGCCCAACGCATCCACTATGAGATAAAAGTTTGCCTACGGCTGTTGGACTTCGGCCTGGCCATCGATTATTTCAGGTTGCTGAAAAGGATCAGAAGGTGAATGGTTTCCCCTTTACCTTCGGTTGTCCTCGTCCGCTATCATGCTCACATAACTTTGATATCGGCATTGCGCGATGTCCCCGCTTTCCACCGCAGCCAGTATGGCACAGCCGGGCTCGGAAAGGTGGAGGCACCTTGGCCCATATTTACAGTGGGGCCTTCTTTCCCTCATTTCCGGGAAATAATCGGAAATTTCCTGGTCATTCATGTCCATGAGGCCCCACTCCTTTATGCCTGGCGTGTCGATGACAAAGGTGGAGGGGTTGATTGGGAACATTTCGGCAAAAGTGGTGGTGTGTGTGCCTTTTTCAGAAAAACCCGAGATACTGCTTACGGGCTGGTTGACCGCATCCGACAGCCGGTTTAAAATCGTGCTCTTGCCCACGCCCGAATGGCCGGCAACAAGCGTGGCCTTTCCGTGCAGGACGGCATGGATGTCATCCAGGCTTTCGTCTTCCGTGGCCGAAATGGTTTTAACGGTGATCCCCAGGGACGAATACAGGTGGGCCAGGTCGCTTTGGGCCTTGGCCTGCTCATTGTCCAATACGTCTTTTTTGTTGAATACGATTACCTGGGGGACCCTGTACGCTTCAGCCGAAACGAGAAACCGGTCGATAAAGCCCAGCGAGGTGCGCGGTTGGAGGAGGGTGGCGATGAGCATGGCCTGGTCCACATTGGCGGCCAGCACATGGCTGTGCCCTGTTTTTTTTACCGACCTTCTTTCAATCAGGTTTTCCCGTGGAAGGAGCGCGGTGATGAGGCCCTCTCTTTGCCCCGGTTCAAAGGCCACAAAATCGCCTACGGCAATAGGGTTGGATTCCTTGATATCGTCCAGGCGGAATTTGCCACGCGCCCGGCAGGTGTACACATGGGAGTCCTCGCCCAACACTTTGTACCACATCCCGGTAGACCTCATCACGCGCCCTTTCATAAGTTGGCCAGTAAAGTGTGGCAATGGTCGATTACTTTTTGCGTGGCGCCAATGTTTTCGGCTATGTAGGACCGGGTGACCTCGCTGGCTACCTGATAGTTCTTTGGGTTGTTGGCCAACGACTCGTACTTCTTTTTGAAGTCGGCATAGTCGTTTACATCAAAGGCCCCCCCGCGCATGATGAGGTCGGTTGCCTCCTGGAACTTTTTGTAGTTTTTATTACCAAAAAATACGGGGATGCCGAAGCAAGCCGCTTCAAGGATATTGTGGAGGCCTTTTCCAAAACCCCCGCCCACATAGGCAAACTCCCCATATTGGTACAAGCTGGAAAGCATGCCCACATTGTCAATGAGCAGCACATGGT
The nucleotide sequence above comes from Flammeovirgaceae bacterium. Encoded proteins:
- a CDS encoding ArgE/DapE family deacylase is translated as MTQSLVDLVRINSINPGLEEGGPGEIEIGDYIHRILLSLGFEATIDALADGRVNVTGKRKGKGSGKSLILNAHMDTVGVEGIADPFGAIIRDGKLYGRGAYDMKGSMAAILGVAKALSGRHIELGGDLVLAFVADEEHQSIGTQNLLKHITADACIVTEPTDLKICLAHRGFGLYEITTYGKTAHGGLHKEGIDANIKMGKVLSALDNLSDRITSSRKHPLCGEASLHVPLIKGGQSLFIYSSQCTIQVERRTLPGEQERTVHEEFEDILEGIRKTDKGFKATLKQVMWRNPLEVPRHSPIVESLSKNMAPHAPQYMGHTWWEDSGLFAEAGIPTVVFGPKGGGIHQQEEWVDLGSVIDLSRILLQTVTAFCK
- a CDS encoding MFS transporter, producing the protein MMSVSSMVVFAGGLIGAKLAPIDKLATLPIACMVIGTASAVVPVTLLMKRIGRKNSFVLILVYSIAVAILAAFTVYGQAFYWFCATTFLFGATNACVMQFRFAAMESVSPELVPNAAASVLLGGIAAAFIGPEAAVSGKDLFPTEFLGSFLLLAMLFAMALLVLLAFKNPKIEQVGFENAPRALRAISKQPVFWVAILSAAVGYIVMSFIMTATPLSMHVMDGHSLDNTKWVIQSHIIAMYLPSIFAAWIVKKLGITRMMVLGLMAYLACIAIAHSGHYLGHYWVSLTLLGMGWNFLFIGGTTLLPQSYFANERFKVQAFNDFVVFGTQAVASLSAGWIVFAVGWETMLLFTLPIIVFQLVVIMKWALAKNKAQPVG
- a CDS encoding 3'-5' exonuclease domain-containing protein 2, whose product is MPGQPTDNGQKPTITKEEVNALPLASFDGKVRLITEREQVAAAFEEINSHEVVGFDTETRPSFHKGQSYKVSLLQLALPDKAFLIRLNCTGLTHEMVSFFENDEILKAGVGIRDDIKALQKLKRFHAGGFVELSAIARNKGLQVESVKKLAGLVLGFRISKSAQTSNWEAKHFTEKQISYAATDAWVCLKLYLSLMKYG
- the nhaC gene encoding Na+/H+ antiporter NhaC, with the translated sequence MTVEKKKPTLLHALIPIIVLIFLLAINVIVLGTDATSGPNQIGLLLAAAVAGIISIRLGYTWEEIQESMLRSINSAMGAMLILLMIGALSGTWLLSGVVPAMIYYGLKILNPTIFLFAACIACAIVSVATGSSWTTVATIGIALLGIGKALGLDEGIIAGAIISGAYFGDKMSPLSDTTNLAPAMAGTDLFTHIRYMAITTMPSMLIALAMFLVWGFMQDTSGTVANTDSVLLTIENTFNLNPLLFLVPVGVVVLIVKKVPALPALLIGSLLGGVFAIIFQPHVIDQISGVEGNYVKSSFIAVMNAMTTTINVQTDNQMITDLLTGRGMAGMLNTIWLILTAMIFGGIMESSGLLHRIAEEIIRFACSTGSLVASTAATCVFFNVTASDQYMAIAVPGRMFANTYRERGYKPELLSRTLEDSGTVTSVLVPWNTCGATQAGVLGVATMVYAPFAFFCIISPFMTVLHAYLNFKIQKDPDARPTNG
- a CDS encoding saccharopine dehydrogenase NADP-binding domain-containing protein codes for the protein MKKNIIVLGAGLVGRAMALDLAHDFNVTATDFDRKALDAFKNTEVKALKLDFSNTGELKKAIAPFDLVVGAVPGFMGFQTAKAVIESGKNMVDISFFPEDPFLLDELARKNNVTVVTDCGVAPGMGNIILGYHNERMKVERYECLVGGLPVVREWPYEYKAVFSPIDVIEEYIRPARYVQNGAVVIKEALSDTENVHFDGVGTLESWNSDGLRSLIKTMPNIPNMIEKTLRYPGCVEYLRVLRDSGFFSYDPVEINGQQVRPIDVTAKLLFPKWKLKPGEEEFTVMRIVIEGVEDGKNKKYQYHLLDRTEKETGILSMARTTGYTCTGAANLVVDGRFDRKGVNPPEFIGGHADHFQYMLQYLEARGVHYHVEGK
- a CDS encoding DUF4442 domain-containing protein; its protein translation is MIGTAKILEKAKKSSFYKRVLEFLLNRMIPFNKPHGFRVVDIGEYHLKTCLPYRKSNFNHIKGLHACALATISEFTTGFLLATRLDAKKYRLIMQKLEMDYHYQGKMDAYAEFHINKEWLEDKIYFPLENVEAVVIVCEVNVHDKKGNHLTTGHVHWQVKDWKKVKTKVAA
- a CDS encoding GNAT family N-acetyltransferase codes for the protein MATENDKGAPGPDVRLLEGAVPTGFKLGYDESLFNSEVHRNIQSPGGWHSFHLLKMDKKKVMASVHFCVAKGVASSPALAPFGSFEMSPALSTAQLFDFIAFVEGQLLRHGAKKIVVKCPPQHYNTGPHNILSVLLFNHQYKARNAEIGAVIQVAKAPFTDRLDPWEKRKLKQGAKAGLKCTAVPLGHLHEIYHFILACRKERGQHLSMAFEALLGTVEKLKSRFVLFGVYHKGVLVAASIAIRVNKKVLYNFYSAHSQSSNPLSPVVFLIGEMYDWCGKHHIELLDLGTSALHGKPNFTLVDFKLRLGATPSMKLAFEKKLK
- a CDS encoding glycosyltransferase codes for the protein MMPRPLVSVVCLCYNHAAFVEESILSVIGQTYPSVELIVVDDASTDHSVEVIAPLVEKHGHIKFMPLAGNIGNCAAFNKGFERSRGQYIIDLAADDVLLPDRIERGVEALEGAGNDYGVQFSDAQLIDTEGNKIGLHSDTYPSATIPQGDIYKDVVARYFISGPTMLVRRQVFETLNGYDEALAYEDFDFWARSSRLYKYLYIPQPLVKRRVLWHSMKSRQFVRGSDQLRSTFAVCQKINEMNNTPEEKQALAQRIHYEIKVCLRLLDFGLAIDYFRLLKRIRR
- the rsgA gene encoding ribosome small subunit-dependent GTPase A, translated to MKGRVMRSTGMWYKVLGEDSHVYTCRARGKFRLDDIKESNPIAVGDFVAFEPGQREGLITALLPRENLIERRSVKKTGHSHVLAANVDQAMLIATLLQPRTSLGFIDRFLVSAEAYRVPQVIVFNKKDVLDNEQAKAQSDLAHLYSSLGITVKTISATEDESLDDIHAVLHGKATLVAGHSGVGKSTILNRLSDAVNQPVSSISGFSEKGTHTTTFAEMFPINPSTFVIDTPGIKEWGLMDMNDQEISDYFPEMRERRPHCKYGPRCLHLSEPGCAILAAVESGDIAQCRYQSYVSMIADEDNRR